A DNA window from Nitrospira sp. contains the following coding sequences:
- a CDS encoding Putative RNA-binding protein RbpA (Evidence 3 : Putative function from multiple computational evidences; MaGe:77310186), protein MGSKIYVGGLPYSTTEQQLSDLFAVHGAVTSSRIITDKFTGQSRGFGFVEMSGDSEAQAAITALNGTQLGGRTLTVNEARPQEPRSGGGGGGRGGFGGGGGRY, encoded by the coding sequence ATGGGTTCGAAGATTTACGTCGGTGGATTGCCCTATTCAACAACCGAGCAACAGCTGAGCGATTTGTTCGCTGTGCACGGAGCCGTGACGTCGTCACGTATCATCACGGACAAGTTCACGGGACAGTCCCGTGGATTCGGTTTCGTGGAGATGTCGGGGGATAGCGAAGCGCAGGCGGCGATTACCGCGTTGAACGGCACGCAGCTCGGCGGCCGGACATTGACTGTGAATGAAGCCCGTCCGCAGGAACCACGTTCCGGTGGCGGCGGCGGTGGGCGTGGCGGATTTGGTGGTGGCGGCGGCCGGTACTAA
- a CDS encoding hypothetical protein (Evidence 4 : Unknown function but conserved in other organisms; MaGe:77310183) has protein sequence MAGGGSGQGLYEHLYKRFFENRNDHQGYDFQHAPGGSAAPPSVRFAHKLRWWTWDRWQRRKRILAERDRLQRDIINMRRNPFLGSKPES, from the coding sequence GTGGCTGGCGGCGGATCGGGACAAGGCCTGTACGAGCACCTCTATAAGCGGTTTTTTGAAAACCGCAACGATCATCAGGGGTATGATTTTCAACATGCCCCGGGCGGCAGCGCGGCGCCTCCGTCCGTCAGGTTCGCGCACAAGCTTCGCTGGTGGACCTGGGATCGCTGGCAACGGCGAAAGCGGATCCTGGCGGAGAGAGATCGTTTGCAGCGGGACATCATCAATATGCGGCGGAATCCATTCTTGGGTTCGAAGCCAGAATCATAA
- a CDS encoding hypothetical protein (Evidence 4 : Unknown function but conserved in other organisms; MaGe:77310184): MRSTRRLVAQSIRAVFSIGFWAAVCVVVAAGPASAIPRESHEEKEANLKQQATGGLFHKWTFDKDSIKSIPGGFVPLSSGAGVSAVWSIETDETAPSAPNVVMGTSVCENSTCFRLLIAQGLEYEYPDLAMRMRSADGVAGVGGLVFALRDAQNFYAVLVDLGAKRAQVIRVIEGVATVLGQAAVTLKPIDWHSLRVQRNTIVSKDFIEAFVDGVLVLSIEDQMLGTGQVGMAMQGKTSLFFDTLHAVPLFSHRPLSSPAAY; encoded by the coding sequence ATGCGTAGTACTAGGCGTCTGGTAGCTCAAAGTATTCGAGCCGTCTTCTCCATCGGTTTCTGGGCGGCGGTGTGTGTCGTTGTCGCGGCTGGACCGGCCTCAGCTATCCCTCGGGAGAGTCATGAGGAGAAGGAAGCGAATTTAAAGCAGCAGGCGACCGGCGGCCTGTTCCATAAATGGACGTTCGACAAGGATTCAATCAAAAGTATTCCAGGAGGTTTCGTTCCGCTTTCTTCTGGAGCCGGAGTCTCGGCGGTTTGGTCGATAGAAACCGATGAAACGGCCCCGTCCGCTCCGAACGTGGTGATGGGGACATCGGTGTGCGAGAACAGCACCTGCTTCCGACTGCTGATTGCGCAGGGGCTTGAATATGAGTATCCGGATCTCGCGATGCGCATGCGGTCGGCCGATGGAGTGGCCGGTGTGGGCGGACTGGTGTTTGCCTTGCGGGATGCGCAAAATTTTTATGCGGTGTTGGTCGATCTTGGAGCAAAGCGCGCGCAGGTCATTCGTGTGATTGAGGGCGTGGCCACGGTCCTAGGGCAGGCAGCCGTGACGCTAAAGCCCATCGATTGGCACAGTCTGCGGGTTCAGCGGAACACGATCGTCAGCAAAGACTTTATCGAAGCCTTTGTCGATGGAGTGCTGGTGTTGTCGATAGAAGATCAGATGCTCGGGACCGGCCAGGTCGGTATGGCGATGCAAGGTAAAACGTCGTTGTTTTTCGATACGTTGCACGCAGTCCCCCTGTTCTCGCATCGGCCGCTGTCTTCGCCGGCCGCCTATTGA
- a CDS encoding hypothetical protein (Evidence 5 : Unknown function; MaGe:77310185), whose product MGRRRQHSGGLALASDQIPGHNHHNIDSGLVTLHACLPGLSHSSKPMLLQQTEKRQAENQYTHRQDSVQ is encoded by the coding sequence ATGGGCCGAAGACGTCAACACAGCGGCGGCTTAGCTCTGGCTTCCGATCAAATTCCCGGGCACAACCATCACAACATCGATTCAGGCCTTGTCACTCTCCATGCTTGCCTGCCAGGCCTCTCGCACTCAAGCAAGCCGATGCTACTCCAGCAAACCGAGAAAAGGCAAGCGGAGAATCAATACACCCATAGACAAGATTCCGTTCAATAG